TTCCCGGAAGACACCCATTTATTGGAAACCCCAAGGATTTAATGCAAATGTCAGTGCCTACGGAGAATCCGATAGTATCAGCTGATTCTGAAGGAAAAAATTCGAAGCCAGATGAAATGTTGGAGGCAAAACAGGAGAGTCCGAGGCATAGAATTATAATCAAAGAGGAGAAGGTGGGTGTTGCATCTAGGTATATGCAGGGGGTTTCTAGTTCTAGTCCTAGTTCAAACTCGCATTCAAACTCCAGAAGAACCGGAGCCGATTCTGCTGCCTCTGTGAAGACTAATGTAACTGAGAATGGGGGAGTAGGGATTAAAAAGACCGGTACGTCATTGAAtaccaaagaagaacatacagatCAGGTACACTGCCAGACGCCTCATCCAACACCTTCCCGTACTCACTCCTTGGATGCACCTAAAGCAAAGCAAGAGATTGTTGGAGCCAACATCAAGGAAAGTTCGAAAAATTCAAATACGAAGAATCCGGTAGCTAAACAAAAGAGCTCTAATAACTTGCATTCTTTCCCGAGTAGTAAGTCTAAAATGCAAACACAAGATAATATATCTTGGAACTCTTTACCTGGAAACTTGGTCAAGCCAGGAAAGGTATAAATTCTCTACAATGTATTCTGAAATTCTCAATCCATAGCATATTTGGCTATGTTTACGGACTTGAGCCGGAAAATCATTTGTTTCGAACTGATTTTGACTGTTTATGTATTTATAACAAGGGGGTGCTTAGAAGGAGAAACTTAGCTTCTTTGGTAGCAATGGAAGCTCAGAAAGAAGCATCATTATCGGCATCTTTAGTCAAGTGCCTCAGGTAACCATTTCCTTCGACTCAAAACATGAATACTGTCCCATTTACGTGGCTTTTACTGTGTGGTTGGGCATGTTTTCATTTGCATATATAAACTTCTCATGTCAAAATATGCATGTTTCAGCATGTTCGCTGATCTTTGCAAATCTGCTTCAACGGATGAGCCTCATCTCTCCCTATCTAAGTTCTTCTCCCTATACCGACTTATCGAACAGCCGCACTTAACATCTGTGGCTAAGGAAATGAAATCCTCTCAAGTTTCTACAAAATCAGTACATTCTCAAGAAAACCGCGGTCAAAAGGTTTCACAAACGCATATCAAAACTGCAGTCAAGTGTACTAAATCTTCAATGGAGTTAAGTGAGAATGCAAAATTGGAGTGGTCCAAAGGAGGAAGCACAACAGAGATCCAAGAAATGAAGGAAATCCTCATGAAAGAATCACAAGTATGGTTTTTAAAATTCTTAGAGGATTCATTAAGTAATGGATTTCGTGCAGAAACGGGTGACAAGAAACGAAGTAATAATGGTGCCAAAACAGGTCGAAAGCCGGAATCATCAGATGACCATATTGCTTTAATATTGTCACAACTTAAGTACGCAAATGATTGGTTGGATCAAGTAAGAGCCAAAGCTGTGTTGGATAATGATGTACTGGTAGAAACTGTTGATCGGTTGAAACGGAAAATTTACGGTTGCTTGCTTGGTCATGTAGATTCAGCTGCAACGGCGCTAGAGTGTCGAGCAGCAAGTGGATCGTAGTTAAATTTGTGTATATGTTTCAATGTGATTATCAATAGCCAAAAATTGGACAAAGATGAACAATAGTTCCATGGCTTCGTCGTTGTACAGTCTATGCCACTGCCAATATAGTTGGAAACCTAATATAGGGGCTTCACGTTCCAATCAAGGGGCTTCACATGGATTCCTAGTAACTAAAGAGTTGGTTATGGGGTGTCTT
This genomic window from Papaver somniferum cultivar HN1 unplaced genomic scaffold, ASM357369v1 unplaced-scaffold_15, whole genome shotgun sequence contains:
- the LOC113335508 gene encoding uncharacterized protein LOC113335508, which translates into the protein MASLIPGVLLKLLQTVNTNTRIRGEYRSVLLQVISIVPALTGSELFPNHGFFIKVSDSSHSTYVSLSEEDNELILMNKLQLGQFFYIEQIQPGTPVPVLVGVRPLPGRHPFIGNPKDLMQMSVPTENPIVSADSEGKNSKPDEMLEAKQESPRHRIIIKEEKVGVASRYMQGVSSSSPSSNSHSNSRRTGADSAASVKTNVTENGGVGIKKTGTSLNTKEEHTDQVHCQTPHPTPSRTHSLDAPKAKQEIVGANIKESSKNSNTKNPVAKQKSSNNLHSFPSSKSKMQTQDNISWNSLPGNLVKPGKGVLRRRNLASLVAMEAQKEASLSASLVKCLSMFADLCKSASTDEPHLSLSKFFSLYRLIEQPHLTSVAKEMKSSQVSTKSVHSQENRGQKVSQTHIKTAVKCTKSSMELSENAKLEWSKGGSTTEIQEMKEILMKESQVWFLKFLEDSLSNGFRAETGDKKRSNNGAKTGRKPESSDDHIALILSQLKYANDWLDQVRAKAVLDNDVLVETVDRLKRKIYGCLLGHVDSAATALECRAASGS